In Bradysia coprophila strain Holo2 unplaced genomic scaffold, BU_Bcop_v1 contig_350, whole genome shotgun sequence, a genomic segment contains:
- the LOC119080642 gene encoding larval cuticle protein A3A-like, giving the protein MANKVCTVLVLALAMFGTGALAKPGYAAGYAVDYYDHPKYAFNYGVSDHTTGDHKSQHETRDGDVVKGQYSLVEPDGSVRTVDYTADPVNGFNAVVSKSAPTVHAHAVHAAPIVKAVPVVHAAPIVKHVVPAVQKVVYASPAPIVHAAPHYAAAPIHYAAPAHYATSGHYAAPAHYAAPSLHYSDYDHYDYEPHHYSHY; this is encoded by the exons atggcAAACAAAGTGTGTACCGTCTTAGTTCTAGCTCTAGCTATGTTCGGAACAGGAGCATTAGCGAAACCAGGATATGCCGCAGGATACGCTGTTGATTATTAT GATCATCCAAAATACGCTTTCAATTACGGTGTATCAGATCACACAACTGGTGATCATAAATCGCAGCACGAAACTCGTGACGGTGATGTTGTAAAGG GTCAATACTCCCTCGTTGAACCAGACGGTTCCGTACGAACAGTAGATTACACAGCCGATCCAGTCAACG GTTTCAATGCAGTCGTTTCCAAGAGCGCTCCAACTGTTCACGCACATGCCGTTCATGCCGCACCAATTGTTAAGGCTGTTCCAGTCGTCCATGCCGCTCCAATTGTGAAACATGTCGTACCAGCTGTACAAAAAGTTGTTTATGCATCCCCAGCACCTATCG ttcATGCTGCTCCACACTACGCTGCAGCTCCCATCCATTATGCAGCACCAGCTCACTATGCTACTTCAGGACACTATGCTGCTCCAGCTCACTATGCCGCACCATCTCTTCATTATTCCGACTACGATCACTACGATTACGAACCACATCATTACTCACACTATTAA